One Epinephelus moara isolate mb chromosome 20, YSFRI_EMoa_1.0, whole genome shotgun sequence genomic window carries:
- the mphosph6 gene encoding M-phase phosphoprotein 6 encodes MMASDSVKLSKNLLRMKFMQRGLDAETKKQLEEDEKRIISDEHWYLDLPELKARESLIIEEKSFVPCEDLKYGRISFKGFNPEVEKLMALMNPKDEEEKQEEEDISRMQTDVTDEEMALRYESLVESMKKKFAKKRERATIEEDDVNQNVVETSTKRAFLKPQD; translated from the exons ATGATGGCCAGCGACTCTGTGAAACTCTCCAAAAACCTCTTACGCATGAAG TTCATGCAGAGAGGTCTGGATGCTGAGACGAAGAAGCAGCTGGAGGAAGATGAGAAGAGGATCATCAGTGATGAGCACTGGTATCTGGACCTGCCAGAGCTTAAAGCCAGAGA gAGTCTGATCATAGAGGAGAAGAGTTTTGTTCCCTGTGAAGACCTGAAGTACGGTCGCATCTCCTTCAAGGGTTTTAATCCAGAAGTCGAg AAACTGATGGCTCTGATGAATCCaaaagatgaagaggagaaacaggaagaagaagacatcAGCCGGATGCAGACGGATGTCACAGATGAGGAAATGGCTCTCAG GTACGAAAGTTTAGTCGAAAGCATGAAGAAGAAGTTTGCAAAGAAGCGTGAGAGAGCAACGATAGAAGAGGACGACGTAAACCAAAACGTTGTAGAAACCAGCACAAAGAGAGCCTTTCTGAAACCTCAGGACTGA